The Myxococcales bacterium genome includes the window CGCCGCGCGAATGTAGTGCTCGCTCGCATCGACATGCCACCACACGCGGCGACGCGACGGCGCCACGGTTGGTGCCAGCGGCGCCGAGGTGACGGGCATCTCGATGCGCATGATGTGGCGTTTGATCGGCACAAAGCCCAGCGTGGGCAACGTCGCCGCGGCGATCAGCTCGTCGCACCACGATCCCGCGGCATTCACCACCACGCGGGCAAACCAAGCGCCTTGCGCGGTTTGCAACTGCCAGCCTTCCACGCCGCCATGCGTCTCGCGGGCCAGCCCGGTTACCCCGTGGCCTAGCGCGAGCGTGGTGCCTGCGGCCTGCGCGCGCGCTAACATGACCGAGAGCAAGTCGTGTGGATTCACCACGCCATCGACCTCGACGAGCAACGCCTGTGGCGCCAGCGTCGCGCGCGCCTCGGCGCCAACGCCCCATTCTTCGTCGATCAACTCAAGCCCCACGAAACGCGCGGCCGCGCCTTGCGCCTCGGCATGGCGCGCCAACGTCGCCAACCGCAACGGATCCGTGCTGGTCAAGACGCAGCCAATGGGCGCAAAGAGCGCCGCCAGCTCGCTGCCCCGCAAAACCGCCAGCGCCTCGGTGCACGCCATGCCCCACGCCGGGTCGCTGACGACGGTGCGCATGATGCCGGCGTTGCGGCCGCTGGCGTAATTGCCCGCGCGTGTCTCGCGCTCAAAAATGACGACGCGTGGACGCCTATCGCCCATGACGCTATTTTGTGCCAACCCCCACGCCGTCGCGGCGCCGGCGTAACCCGCGCCAATCACCGCGACGTCAATCTGTTGCACGTCGTCGATTTATCGCAAAAAGCCACCAGGTGCCATTGTCCCTGCGCACTTGCGACGCACCGGCAACCCGGTTAGCCACACGTTCTTGGTTCGCAAGCCACGCGTTTTCGCGTAAGGTCGCGCCCCATGAGCAAGCCAGCGGTTTGTATCATTCCTACCTGCGCAGCTGCGGCATCTTGTCTCTTGGTGGCGGTCAGCCTGGTGCCAGGGTGCGAGCGCGCCGCCGAGGAGGACATCTGTCCCGCGCTCGCGCCGGGCGAGCTCGTCGTCACCGAGCTGCGCGCCGCGCAAAGCAAGGCGCAGCCCGACGACGATCCGCTGCCCATTGCCGCCTTTGTCGAGGTTTTCAATGCCAGCGATGCCGAGGTCGACTTGCGCGGCTTGGTGTTTTCATTTCGCAGCGT containing:
- a CDS encoding FAD-binding oxidoreductase, which produces MQQIDVAVIGAGYAGAATAWGLAQNSVMGDRRPRVVIFERETRAGNYASGRNAGIMRTVVSDPAWGMACTEALAVLRGSELAALFAPIGCVLTSTDPLRLATLARHAEAQGAAARFVGLELIDEEWGVGAEARATLAPQALLVEVDGVVNPHDLLSVMLARAQAAGTTLALGHGVTGLARETHGGVEGWQLQTAQGAWFARVVVNAAGSWCDELIAAATLPTLGFVPIKRHIMRIEMPVTSAPLAPTVAPSRRRVWWHVDASEHYIRAASPGRFVASTCDATPTTAADYEPSSNIAAAHRAHVEQWWPWLSGGKIDSVACLRTFGPASGNGPAAMVQTLAPGFITVGGLGGHGATVATLVGMRASARVAEMLG